In the Thunnus thynnus chromosome 24, fThuThy2.1, whole genome shotgun sequence genome, GTATCCAGCAGGGGCATGAACTGCTGAGTCAGACTCAGAAAAGGCTGAGCCTCCATTCTCAGCAGGAAGTCAGTGCTTGTTTGGCTCTGCTAGGGCCTTGTAAGCTActctgatgtgatttttttggaCAGAATCTCTAGTTGCAGCAGAGGTTAGAAGAGTGTCCAGGATGGAGGCCTCACTGGGCTCTGCACATTTGCTTTTCTATCATCCAATGACCATCTTAGCCAAAGAATATTTAAGCCCCTTAAACTGTTTTGTCTCTCCACTGTCATTGCAGTCTATGTCAACTATTTAATCAACAAGGTCAATGCCAGAGACTGTCAAATAAAGCTTTTGAATTCATGTCAACTTGTGTCTTCCCTGATTGACCTGCTCCTGTTGGCTTCATCAGACCATGACCTCTCATGCACACTGGGGTGGTTtccagtgtgagtgtgaggCAGCAGGGATGAGAGTCAGTAACTCCCACTCTGAGGCAAGAAAACATTGGTTTTCTCCTTCAGATTGAGAGTCTTGTTCACGGATGAGGGTTAAATTGAATGTGAGACTGAGGTGAATTGGTGTTGTGTTAGCAGTAATGCGGAAAATGTACTGGACAATCATGGTGAGGTGGGAAGAGGAAGCTTTAATGGTTCTAAACTTCACCTAAAGCTGTGAGCTTTGGATAATAGTTGAAAGAGTGAGATTAGAGATATAAGACCAAATGTAATTTAAGACCCTAACAAGAGCTGTGACGATGCTGTTGTGTGGTTGATGTCCAGATCCAACAACACACTTGTTTAGCTTTTTTAGTGATTATACTTAAAGATCGGTGGTTTGATATGAGACATTAACTGTTTATTAGCAAAGTGTTGTTATTCATTATCAAATAAATTAGAGGGAAAAAAGGGTCTTCTCCCCCCGGCCTTCAAAAAAGGGTTTGTATTGGCTCCCTTTAATTGGGCCCATTAATAAATTGCTTCCATTTTGGCCATTTGAAATAGTAATCATGATTTCAATTCAAAACCATCGATGGCAATTTTTCAGATGCTGCAATTCTTTTGATTTGAATGATCTGTATTAATAAAATATCGGTAATATGTTTGCACCTCAAAGCATGTGTTCTCAATTCTGTTGTTGTTCCATTGACCCTTGTCCTCCCCTGGGCAGCAGCGTCTCTAAATCTGCCCTTCGTCCAGGCACAGAAGCAGAACAATACAGCAGCATTATGTCACAGACTGTCTAACTGAATagatatgtgtgtatgtttgatgcATTATCACACAGGTATCCCTCTGTGTCTGTAGTTCGCTTCCTGACCTTATTGTCTCTGTCATgccctcctcctcatccagcAGGGTTTGTTTTGGCAGCCCTGGGTGTCTGATGTGTGGGTGGCACTGAGTTGCACCAGGGTCTGGACCCGTCTGGCGGCGAATGGGTGCCCCCCCATCCTCAACCCAGATTCTGCTGACGGGGCCCAACCCACCATGAGATAATGCCATTCCAGAGGGATCGTGGCTAAAGCCTCTCTTTCTGGCTCTCAGGTATATAAAGAGGAGGCAGCTGTGGAGCAGAGTACAATCGCTCTGGAAACATTATTCACTCACTGCCTTGCATCATCAGTCTGTTCTCTCTATCTCGCCTAACCTTCCTCTCCACCTGCTGGACTCTGAGCTGAGCAGGTACATCTGCCAACCTGAGCCAAGCCAAGCTGTGCTAGACCAAACTTTCTCCAGTCACTATGGATATTGCCATCCAGCACCCCTGGTTCAGACGCGCCCTGGGCTCTGTCTACCCTGCCCGACTCTTCGACCAGTTTTTTGGAGAGGGCATGTTTGACTACGACCTCTTCCCCTACACCACCTCCACCATCAGCCCCTATTACAGACAGTCGCTCTTCCGCAACTTTTTGGACTCTTCCAACTCTGGCATGTCGGAGGTAACAAGACCAGATACAGGCTGCTTCATATTAGGAAGCACAGCATGACTCTGACTGCATTAGTACTTTGGATAAATATGTAGACAACTTATATGTTCATTGGAGAAAAGGTTTTAactttttcacttcatttcattaaagtaaagtaaagttaaGTTTAGACAGAGAAAGACTGTTCATCTCTCAGGACAAACAAGAAAGTCTTTAGTTATGTTAAAAGGATGTCAAAGCTCATCGTAACTGTTCATAGCATTGCATTTTGTACTTGCCTACAAAGATTACATGTCTTTGTACTTTTATGTGATCATTTTTGTGAGTCCTGAGTTTGGTTGCTCTACCTCAACATATAACGTCTGATGTGCTTGACATAATCTAAAGTGaagaaattgcattttcaaaAGTTCATGGAAAATCTATATTTTGACAGTGTTGTGATATAATGGaccctctctgtgtttgtgtgtatcccTCAGGTGAGGTCTGACAGGGATAAGTTTGCCGTCTTCCTGGACGTCAAGCACTTCTCTCCTGATGAGCTCAGTGTGAAGATCACTGATGACTATGTGGAGATCCAGGGCAAGcatggagagagacaggtgagtcTCACACccgactcacacacacacacacacacacataaataaagttagtatgtgtgtatttaataaGGCATGGGGTTAATTTACACAGCAGACAGGGTATCTATATTTTGATTCACTAACCTTGATGCTAAAACAACTAAAATTAGGATGTTGTAGACTCAGCTATAACAACTTCAGTGTGTCTAACTCATATTTCAGAAGCTATTCGAGCTGACTGGTAGACCTTTTCTGGGAGGTCAACACTGTTCTTTGGTGTAACTGCACAGTCACAACAAAATTATTAACATCACAAGATGTAAATGGTGTAaatgatgacaataaaatgTCTTGGTGTCGACAAGGTCAGATCTTTACCTTCATGGactaaatcattttattttgtattgcGAGTGGGAACAAGAGATACAGTAGGGAAAGCTACAACAAATCAGCAAGAGTATCTTGAAGACAAGTTTGATGGGTGTTTTGTTTCTGATGTAAAACTTAAATGACAGAATTTCCTTCTTGGagtgaactgttcctttaatcaATATGCTATCATGGCTTTAACCCTGCTGTTTTTCAGGATGACCATGGTTTCATCTCTCGTGAGTTTCATCGCCGCTACCGCCTCCCCTCCAATGTTGACCAATCATCAATCACCTGTTCCCTGTCAGCTGATGGTCTGCTGACTCTGATTGGGCCAAAGGTCTCTGGGGGAAGTGATTCCAGCCGCAGTGAGCGCAGCATCCCTGTCACCCGTGACGACAAGCCCAACGCTGCTGCGTCCTCCTAGAGGCTACGTGGTGGGTGTTGGAAGGGCTCTGCCCACCTACAATCGACCAACTGGGATGGATGACTACAGAATCTctatcctcctcttcttcccccTTTCCCTTAGAGGATATCTGTGTCCTCGCTTCACTTTCTCCTCTGTAGATTATTCTTAGTACACTCTTACAGTATTACTAGTATCATTGTTTTGAGTTTAACATAAATCTCCCCATGAGGATGGTTAAGTAAGGGGCGGCTGGAGTTTTTCAGGAAAAAACTCATCTAAGGACGAGACATTCACATGACGTGACTCTTCATCCTGCTGATCGTTGTTGGTCTGTTTCAGAGCGAGCCCTCTGACAGTGCTGATGGTTGGGCTTGGAGGTAATTGTCACACGTCTTGTCCCAGATTTTCCATCAGTAAAGTTCTCTGAGCCCCTGGCTGCTTCCATTCTTGTGCGGACTCTTTGaaccctctcctctcttgtcttgAATATATCCTGTCTAATGTAGGCCTTGTTCAATGGATATCTGCTCATTACTGAGAAGTCCATACTAAAGAATTACATAATAAAGCTGTACAATTAACAAAAGGCAActtctgtgtgtatttattctTTACTCTTCATAATAATCAATGTggtgctaaatgctaaatatgACATTAGTGCAAGTAATCTGAGTAACTATTACAGTGTTTCTCAACCTTTTGTGGTGCATTGTGAACATGCTTCCCCTTAGGCAACATATAGAAAGTTCCAATCTTTcagattttcatgaaatcaaaccctgtttttgatatatatttgaatatttaggGTTGGCATTTTAGGCATTTTAGCATAGccattaaatgtatttacattcagtaattaTGTCTCTATAATGCAGTTTTTATCGTTAGTGGTGGAGTTTGCCATTTCCGTGCTGGATTGAAATGAACTAAAAATGAGGGATTCACAGCAAACGATGCAGCATGTAATCCAGCTAAACTTTTTGTAATGTCACTGACatcactgtttactgttcagTTCCCTACTTCTGAGTCAGAGCTGCATTGAGTTACTGCTGCTACTTAAGTTAATACTAACCCAACATTTACTACTGCTTCTAGTTCACATCAAAAGACTTCAACAGGCAAAAATGAggggcttttattgtgaagcagttAATACGTCTAAAACAAGACATTGGCATTTTTGCTATTTATCGCCAACCCCTCAACAATGCAACcaatcaaactaaaaaaaaaaaaaggtttgtggTTTCAATTATTATTGACcgacttttttatttaaaaaaatgtgagttTCTTTGGCTgctctgtaaacagatacaccaGCAGCTCATCTGTTGTATTTGTGACAAAATAGCTGCAAAACAGCTCCCAAATTCTGGGACCTGTAGTATTAAATTGCACCTATAGTTAACACCACTAACCACAAGTGTCACCAAATCAACCAGGAATTAAATCTAAGGGTTAGAACTTTAAAGGTATCTCCTATCACTGCTGTGCAGATAATACTCAATTAAACATTGTAAATCAATGTAAATGTGTCTATATTACATGACTGCTTAAAACTATCAAAAATTTGAtggatcattttttaaagcttaCTGCTGATTAAACAGATGTTCTCTGCTCAAGGAGCAGGACAACCTTGGTTCCTTCTCCTCATCTATTTAATTCTCACTCAGAAAGTTTTTCTCCAGCTGAGGAACTTTGCTAAACCCACACCCACTGTGTCTTTGCTGAGATGGAGATGATcattcacacttttatttcattccATCTAGCTTTGAAGTTGCAGCTCCTAATCTAGAAATGTTAgggttaagggccttgctcatCTTTTCTATGAAATAGAATGATAGTGCTCTGAAAGTGTGCAAAcatcatctttaattttcttgtACAAACCTGTATTATCAAATTCACATTAAGTGTGTATCAACCAAGTAAGACACAGTGACGTGAACAAATGTGAAGGCTCAACATTGAACAGTGCAAGTAAAACGGTTATAAAAGTTTAGAAATACCAGTGAGAGGCTCTTCCTACTTTGATGAAAACTTTCATCTCtacagtttattttcagttaccTCACTTTGCATatgaaatgacaaacaaaatgtgctaataacagcacacagacagaagTAATGTGACATGAAGAGACAACACAGGGGGAGGACTGGACTGAAGATGCTGAATCCATAGCTGAATCTCAGAGGCTGCTCTGTTTACACCCCTGACcctggaaacacacaaacacccttCATTTCATCTGTCCTGCACTTAGGCATgaattattttctattatagCACTGcaattttaatattaaacataaacagATACAAGTTTCAGATGAGAAAGAACAAATGTATCAGAAGTAAagtcttcagaaaaaaaaaaattaccaacATTTTCACTGGAAGAGGCAAGCACTTTGGCTGCTCCTTTTTCTCTTACTTAATTGCAGGATACATTGAGGAtgatgaaaaaaggaaaatctcCAGGGCTGGATGGGTTACAGCCAAagactgttaaaaataattgacatagccaccgtgacatcacccattggtttgtggactcccgttttgaagcctcaagtttgtattttgactgttgccattttggatttttggggcaagaagtgaccatattggacgagagggtggagctgaccctagcaCTATCTGCtggcttggttagcatggtgcatttacagtctatggttaactgtcaTAAttctaatgctaattttcaatagcgaaaaacaggcttaaaaccattgaaacaaaatgtacttattggtaaaaactgaacatctgactccttaaAGGATCTTTTAGTACAAcaaaatgctgaacaagacttttttaggcgaccaaaatattacaattaactttcatgaactgaaaatacactgaaatagtgacagCTATGGCTACgtctatactctgtgaatctggggttcgCCATGGTTATGTTACTTAACAAATGTTGTCGCCATAATAGCAATTTGCCTGTGAGCGGCCACGCCCTTAaatatgcataactttaagccttaataaaatttaaacaggtgagttacaTAAAAATTCTCCCCCCATACAGTTGTCTATGAACGGGGAAATGAGCTAtcgagaccaaaactgtttttcgtaccaggctgtaaacatatttatttctgctgtaaagttgggcattctaacatgggggtctatggggactgatttgcttttggagccagcctcaaatggccattcaaggaactgcagtttttggcacttcagTGTTGGCTTCATTTTCAGCACTGGAGGTTGTTGCTTGGTTACAGCCagaaatatattatatatattatatatatatatatatatatatatattatattatatattttggaTATTTTGGCATGATGTGACTACTTTTCCATCTAGTGTGAGCAgctgtcagttaatgtgcaatCCAGAATTGATGCTTCTAATCAATGACTCTTCCTGTAATATGATTTTCCATCAGAAATGTCTCTGGCTTGTGAGTTGAatgaacagcagcaaaaaaaattGACTATTGACAAATCAAAGGACTTATAGTCTATTAGAGATTTTAATCATGGAATTTTTATCAGCAAAATTAAATGAGGCTAGTACAGACACCATTGAGGCTTGGAAAAGTTATATAGGCATGGTGCAAGACCATATTCTCAAGATGAATTCTCTTTTTTGGCTGGTCTGTCACTGCGTcactcactgagtgatgaagctacaccattggttggccgaagtatcccagaatgcatttcgcacCAACTGACAGCAAGCATCAGAGATCAAGCTGTTGTAAATTTTCGCTGTAATACTGATAATATGtaactttattaagttttaatattttttcagaaagtaaccatttagatttcGGTAAGATTCCTGtgtgtggtcagtttatccaaattaCGCCTATCTAAGAAGAGAGGATCTGTGCGCCATCGCCAGTGTAACTTCCTGTCAAGTTCTGCATGTTATATGTGTGTAGAAATAAAGCattgctgtatatatatataaaaattccAAGTACAAATATCtgtgaaatgtgacaaattagaggaaacaggaaatatttAGTTCTTCCTCAGAAAATTCGCCAGAAAAAATTTCTAGGGAACAGAAAAAATTTCACTCTCTCTTAGAggtggtgacatcatcaactGACTGCTCTGCAGACAGGCATATTGGATTCACACTCTGAACATGGTGGAGCCCTTTGGCATTAATGAGGAACtgaatttttcatgtttcctcTGAGTTGTCATACTTGATGGATGTTTGTATCTGtactttatgtacttttataATGTTAATCCTTTGGCATGAATGAAGAGCTAAATATGTCATGTTTCCTCTaatttgtcacatttcacaGATATTTGTACTTGGACTTGTTGGATTCTTATCTTTGTAACTTTAAGAGAGGTTTATGTTCTTTTGTTTCTGACATGATGTTAGGGGTGTGGCACTTGGACACTGACTATGGCAATTCCCAACCTCTGATTTATTATCCAATAGATTTGAAATCCTGTTCAACCAATTATTTGATGACAACTGGCACACCTGATCTAGGTTGATTACATATGCTGTCTGCCTCATGTCTTTGTTCActctgactctgatgaagagACACAGTTATGTCGAAACATtagtctgtttgcacaattaaaggctgTGAATTTATCAGTGTCCTCCACTCCCTTTCGTTCtctggaaataaataaatattgatcagaGTAATGACAAACTGTAAAGAGTGTATGAGAGCGAGCTACAGTTTGTAGTTTGGTAGTGTGATTATATACTAAAAATGGTGATGAAACACACTACAATAATAACGTCTCCATtcccaaacacagcacagcagtgtTTCCATTTGGTCAACGTCAAACAAAGGTGAACTGTGCCCTGTGAATCTGCCAGAGCAGCTGGAGATCTCactgaaacaggaaatgcaTGCATGAATTTGTCTGAAGTGCAATGTGACTAAACcttaatccaccaggaatgtgaacttgtatgtatgtgattggcAAATGCAGCTGGATGGCAGCAAATGTTGaacctggttcaacttttttgctggaCAGCCCTCTGCGTCGGTGCCAACGGACTGCCTCCATTCAAGTGAAATAGAGGagtgtgttttttcatgcagggctAATGTCGGCCTGAACACTAAGAGAACCAGGTTGCAGCAACATGGCGGACAACAGTCATTGGCCCAATCGAAGTATCCCCCCTGAGCCCTCAACCCTGAACCCTCACGGATATAATTGACGTCACCTGGTAAGTGCTTGAGTGTGAGAGGCTGTAAAGGCTCAAAGTGGTATATAGGAATGGGACAGCACTTTGTGACATATCATGTTACCTTGACGACACCAAAACATGTTGTGTATGATCGTGGGTTTgggactttttattttacagtttttactttCTCCATGGCCAAGGCATTTAAGATTCAAATTCAGTACTTTATTGCCATATCAACATGATTGATTGGAATTTGTCTTAGTGAGCTCACTTtaactaaaacagaaaaagaaaaaaatagtaaaaccaCTCActcataaagaaaataatacattaaataaagtataaaacagATAGGTAATATCCAACCCACAAAATAATCACGTGCAGGACAGTCAAGTAAGAGACTGCCTGATTTGAACGTCTTCCAGGCTCTTGCCTTACAGAGTGGACGAGAGGTAACAGCATcattaagcaaaaatgaaaaggaatgGTTGATGAATAAACTAGGTGTTTAATATAACCTAAGCTTGCATTCCTctgatttcatgtgttttatgtaCCATCTTAAGTCCTTGTCAATGTAGTGTTTCTATGTTAATGTAGGCATACCAGCACACCCACTATGCCAGGCTCAATACCCACATGccagtttgtttatgtttttttttgtttcccctGGTAACCCCATATTTAATGCTGATTTAACATCACAACACTATGAACTGTGGGTAATTCCTTCAGGCAAAGTCTGCAGAGATGCCCTCATGGACTTAGCGGGAACACACCTCAAAGTCTGTGAATCCCTGAGTGTGGACATTGGGATTGGGCCATAAAAAAACGGCCATCTGTAGACAGGAAGTCATGTGACAACATCTCGCCCTTTCAGAACAAGAGTAAAATTTCCCCCCACAAactatttaaatgcatttaaataattaaactatttaattaaataaaaaccaaaaagtaaaaagtgCTTTTTCTGCATCCCTGTCATTTCTCACTTTAAATCTCAAAATAATGTTTAGGATTTAccttaaaaatcattaaatatcaaaaaatatttctattaatGAAAATCAAATTTGTTTTACATCAACATTCTACTTCATCAACTTTGCTATTTTCCCAATGACTATATAAGAACATAATACTGTAGGCCTGGTTTATAACTCCTAAAAAATGAATGGCTAATACTCTGTTTTAAGTAACAGTATTCCTGTTTACCAGGCTGAGGCTCTAAATATCCTGCCTGGCCAAAAGTATGAGGACAACTGAACATGTGATAAATGATATGTGATACCATggacattaatctgctgctataacagtCTTTACTACTCTGGTTTCAGTCTTTTATGTCTCACCTTTTAACATCACAGATAAAGAACCAGTTATAAAAAATagattcaataataataataatgataaaaaaaacatgagcttgGGATGTCAGCCTCCCTCTCAAACTACAACTTATATGAATCTAATTCATATAAGTTGTAGTTTGAGAGGGGAAAAGCACAGACACTCCACTCCAAAAAACTGTTGGTCCACAGCTGAGCATTAACAGAATGAGTATAGAAATAagttatgtaaatgtaaatttaaatttgtttaaacacatttattttgacaCTACTCTCAATAAAAGCATTTCTGTGCTTTGACTTATGCACTTGTGACTGTGGTACCTGTTGGAGTGCTTGCAGGTCTTCCAGGGTCTGCTGGGCAGCCAGTCTCAGGCTGGGCTGCACACTGGAGGTGAGCAGGCTGACACGAGCCTGGAAGTCTGGATCCAGCAGAGAGGAGCCCAGCAGGAgcagcacctcctcctccaacaACACTGACTGCAGAAGACGCAGAGAGTGGAGACACACCTCCCAGTCTCCATCTGTCACACAGACCAATAAAGATGAGAGCTATGCAGTGTGGAAGCTGACAGCTGGACACTCATTTTTTGAGATGGTCAGctcaagaaaaatgacaaaatcattttCCAGAAGGTGCCCCAAAACAACATGCATTTACATTCAGCTGTCAGCACACTTTAGctgctgtagtaattatgacaagagcaaaggaggaaatcaggtgatATTATACAGCAACAAAGTCCACGTATGGAGGAGTTCTGTTTGTAAGACTTGTTGGCTGTGTAATACTTATTAGTTTGTATAAGCTATGTTTCAATTCATAACAACAATGTGATATTCCAAAAGAAAATTTGGCATGTTCTCACTTTAAGATTGTGTATTAACACCCAAGTGCTGTATTTGGTTTTGATCTCTGCTGTTTCTGCAGGATAATTTTCACACAGCCTCATCCATTGCCCGCCTCATATTAGGAAaggcacaggtgtaattaattacattaacaATAGCTTTGTTctgttcaagtgtcccagtaagtcatgacagtgtgacagtgagtcatCACTGCACAATACCaagaccctgaaactgaagcagctaaatggaatttagccatcattcatttgattatttaaacCTGTGATTTTCCTACCATTAcatgtcaaatatttgctgtgaaaaaggGCTATACCTCATGTGACTGGTTATGGGTCACATAATGGTTTTCTTGCAAAGAGTTTCATAATTACTTCATGTTTACGTCTTTTTGAGGACCTGAAAAGATGTCACTGCTTCCTTTTTAGCTAGGAAACACCGCCAGCTGACATGAATGTGATTAAATAGTTGCTGTGTCACATTGGATCTGATTAGCTGACTAAATTAGATGTGGTTTAGAACAGAACCTGGAGAAAGTGTGGTAAGTTGGACCCGATTGCTGTGTCAAAAGGAGTACTGGTTCAGCTGAACTGCAGCTAAACCAGATGTATGATTTCCTTCTGAATTACATCTAGAGATGCCTCATCTTCAGTCACTCTTGGCCTAAATCCAAATGTCCACCCTCCACTTGTGGACTGAGCCCATTTGGGACTTCAGTCATATGTACTGTGACATGCTCACCATCATCATGTCAAGTCTGCCAGTGCGCTGAGCCACGAGGGGATAAAAATAGTACTTAAGACCCCAAGTGCTTCCACGTAGATAAACTGAAATTCCAGACCCTGTGACTCATTTCAAAGAGTTTTTTCTGAACTCTTCTTAATGGTTTTGACTAGTGTTCAACTGATTATTCAGTCGGCCTATCAATCACGCTGATATCTGGCATTTTGAGATAATCGGCAACGGCTGATTCCTGCGATCATGAGGCTGATAACCTTGTGAGCGATGATGATCACGGCTGTGAATTCTTGTGGTAGATAAAAAGGTCTACATTTGACTGCTAGAACCTTCGCTAATGCTAGAACTTTCGCTAATGCTGAGCAGTGTGCAGGGATGATCGCTGTACACCAATGTTTAATATAAATGCACAGGACTTCTTTTCCTAGGACGGAGACGAGATGACCAACCCTACTCTGCctcactctgcctctgattggctaataTTCATTGCCTTCACTGGTTATGTTTAGACATGAGGAGTCAGatgtttagggttagggtaaggatATCagggtcagccaatcagaagcaggGTAGGGGCGGGTCTTTGCAGAAAATTACATTGCCAtcctatgaaaaaaaaactctaactGTAACACCCTCTAGTTGGTGGGTTGACAGTGGTGGCCAAATCACTGCCCATCTGCTCCTGGCCTCCAGCATGCCTCCTCccttctgttccagagtcagCAAGAGGCTCATTCTGCTGCCTCATCCAGCCTGCAAGCTATtgtcttcctctcctttcctgcTATTTCCAAGGCTGTGAGCATCTTCCACACTGATTGCACTGGGAATCCTGTGCATCCAACCTCGACAGGGAATAGCCAGGCCTGCAACCCTTTGTCCTTGCACTCCTGGATCAGATCCTTGGTGGTTTTTCTTCCATGGGTCTCCTCACACCCTTCCTTCAACCAGGATTATGTTCCTCACGTGCTCTGACCAGATGGCCAAGTCTGGCCTCAGGGATGTTTGGATGACTGGGGGGAACTGCAGCTTCGTCACCAAGTCCACCCTCATTTCCCACCCTTGTGCCTTCTGGTAGATGTTACTCCTGGCCTTTCTGGGGGCTGATGGTTTCTCCCCTGCCCTGATGAACTGGATGGAATGTTCTGGTAACCCATGGACCTCTCTTCACCCCTGTATCTACTTTTCCCCATTGCTAGAAGTGGATGATTCCAAGGCCTTGGCTTCCAGTGCATGAGTTTCCAATGATGCCTTTCAACTTGAGTGCACTTTCTGCCTGTGCCACCAATGCCACTGGGGAGGGAACCTCCTTTTAACTTTTCTGTTGTGCTCCAACCTGCCAGGTGGGGGCATAACAGACCAAGGTTCCAATTTTTTGTCAAAACTTTTGACCTCAGTCACAGCTTTACTATCaataaaaaacaccaaagaGCCAGCGCTTATCATCCTCAATCCCAAGGCACACTTGGGATTGAGCATTTCCATAAAAAATTTGTCAGTAAGAAAGAGAGTGGGGTGAGGGGTTaccactcttcctcctcctagCTGCCTGAGAATTGCTGTAGGAATCCACAGGTTTGAGCCCTGTAGAGTTAATTTTTCATCACCAATCAATATCAAACTGTGGTGATGTAGTATCAGAGTAGTCTGAACAGTTGCAGTGTCCAAGCACAGTGTCCGAAAGGGGTGTATCTGTTTGATAAAAGAGCCTCTTCCAGGcagactcctcctcctcccaacAGAAATAAGCAAACTGAGATGTCCTTCATGATGGCAGACCACATCAATTTCTGGGTCAACTGAGGATTGAGGTGAGAGAAACATCCACAATGTGTCAGTTCCACTGAAGCCATGGAATTCCCACCTCACTACCCTGCAGCTGTGTTCTGCTGAATGGGCATTCTGAGGCATTTGGCAGGTATGGCTAGCATCATTAGCATTTCTATTATG is a window encoding:
- the cryaa gene encoding alpha-crystallin A chain, whose protein sequence is MDIAIQHPWFRRALGSVYPARLFDQFFGEGMFDYDLFPYTTSTISPYYRQSLFRNFLDSSNSGMSEVRSDRDKFAVFLDVKHFSPDELSVKITDDYVEIQGKHGERQDDHGFISREFHRRYRLPSNVDQSSITCSLSADGLLTLIGPKVSGGSDSSRSERSIPVTRDDKPNAAASS